The Labeo rohita strain BAU-BD-2019 chromosome 19, IGBB_LRoh.1.0, whole genome shotgun sequence genome window below encodes:
- the LOC127181449 gene encoding collagen alpha-1(XIV) chain — translation MRVRALLILILTSVLITHAQGLALMYILENSFKAESGSRSDVPKIVILITDGKSQDDVLLPAQRLRDAGIELFAIGVKKADENELRAIASPPEETHVYYVDDFSLMSSIMEKLNRSVCERISELNREISVNIHTCETPAVADIVILVDGSRSIGRLNFKTVRSFLGLFVRAFAVGSEQTRIGLVLYSKDSWTLWHLNTHSTKGALTDAVRNLPYKGENTRTGLALTYILENSFKAESGSRSDVPKIVILITDGKSQDDVLLPAQRLRDAGIELFAIGVKNADENELRAIASPPEETHVYNVDDFSFMLDIMEKLNRSICERISELNDTRSDAPSDLMTSEVTARRFCVTRPVNL, via the exons ATGCGGGTTCGAGCGCTGCTGATCCTGATACTCACATCAGTATTAATCACACATGCTCAAG gTCTTGCTCTGATGTATATTCTGGAGAACAGTTTCAAAGCTGAATCTGGATCCAGGTCTGATGTTCCTAAGATTGTGATTCTGATCACGGATGGGAAATCTCAGGATGATGTTCTTCTTCCTGCTCAGAGACTCAGAGACGCTGGGATTGAGCTCTTTGCTATCG GAGTGAAGAAGGCTGATGAGAATGAGCTGAGAGCCATCGCCTCCCCACCGGAGGAAACACACGTGTATTACGTGGATGATTTCAGCTTGATGAGCTCCATCATGGAGAAACTCAACAGGAGCGTCTGCGAGCGCATCTCTGAACTCAACAGAGAGATCAGCG tgAACATCCACACATGTGAAACTCCAGCCGTCGCCGACATCGTGATTCTGGTGGACGGATCGCGGAGTATCGGACGATTGAACTTCAAAACTGTGAGGAGCTTTCTGGGATTGTTTGTCAGGGCCTTCGCTGTTGGATCAGAACAAACACGCATTG gtttGGTGCTGTACAGCAAGGATTCATGGACCTTGTGGCATCTGAACACTCACAGCACTAAAGGGGCCCTGACTGATGCCGTGAGGAATCTGCCTTATAAAGGAGAAAACACACGCAcag GTCTTGCTCTGACGTATATTCTGGAGAACAGCTTCAAAGCTGAATCTGGATCCAGGTCTGATGTTCCTAAGATTGTGATTCTGATCACGGATGGGAAATCTCAGGATGATGTTCTTCTTCCTGCTCAGAGACTCAGAGACGCTGGGATTGAGCTCTTTGCTATCG GAGTGAAGAACGCTGATGAGAATGAGCTGAGAGCCATCGCCTCCCCACCGGAGGAAACACACGTGTATAACGTGGATGATTTCAGCTTCATGTTAGACATCATGGAGAAACTCAACAGGAGCATCTGCGAGCGCATCTCTGAACTCAACG aCACCCGATCTGATGCTCCCAGTGACCTTATGACCTCTGAGGTCACGGCCAGGAGATTCTGTGTTACTCGTCCAGTGAATCTCTAA